A single window of Rhizobium indicum DNA harbors:
- a CDS encoding sugar phosphate isomerase/epimerase family protein has protein sequence MKTIKGPGLFLGQFAGDTAPFNSWDAITKWAADIGYKGVQVPTWASQLIDLKKAATSKAYCDEFAGKARENGIEITELSTHLQGQLVAVHPAYDEAFDGFAAPEVRGNPKARQEWAVEQVKMALTASKNLGLKAHATFSGALAWPFIYPWPQRPAGLVETAFDELARRWTPILNHADENGIDVCYEIHPGEDLHDGITFEMFLERVKNHPRANMLYDPSHYVLQCLDYLDNIDIYKDRIKMFHVKDAEFNPTGRQGVYGGYQGWVERAGRFRSLGDGQVDFGAVFSKMTANNFDGWAVVEWECALKHPEDGAREGAEFVAAHIIRVTEKAFDDFAGSGTDQAANRRMLGLS, from the coding sequence ATGAAGACGATCAAGGGCCCCGGCCTTTTCCTTGGCCAGTTCGCGGGCGATACTGCTCCTTTCAACTCTTGGGACGCGATCACCAAATGGGCGGCCGACATCGGTTACAAGGGCGTCCAGGTGCCGACCTGGGCCAGCCAGCTGATCGATCTGAAGAAGGCTGCCACGTCCAAGGCCTATTGCGACGAATTCGCCGGCAAGGCTCGCGAAAACGGCATCGAGATCACCGAACTCTCCACTCACCTGCAAGGCCAGCTCGTCGCCGTTCACCCGGCCTATGACGAAGCCTTCGACGGGTTCGCTGCACCGGAGGTGCGCGGCAATCCGAAGGCGCGTCAGGAATGGGCAGTCGAGCAGGTCAAGATGGCGCTGACGGCATCCAAAAACCTCGGGCTCAAGGCGCATGCGACCTTCTCCGGCGCGCTTGCCTGGCCCTTCATCTATCCCTGGCCGCAGCGTCCTGCCGGTCTGGTCGAGACTGCCTTCGACGAACTCGCCCGTCGCTGGACGCCGATCCTCAACCATGCGGACGAGAACGGCATCGACGTCTGCTACGAGATCCACCCGGGCGAGGACCTGCATGACGGCATCACCTTCGAGATGTTCCTGGAGCGGGTGAAGAACCATCCGCGCGCCAACATGCTCTACGATCCCTCGCACTACGTCCTGCAGTGCCTCGATTATCTCGACAACATCGACATCTACAAGGACCGCATCAAGATGTTCCACGTCAAGGATGCGGAGTTCAATCCGACCGGGCGCCAGGGCGTCTACGGTGGCTATCAAGGTTGGGTCGAACGTGCCGGCCGGTTCCGTTCGCTTGGCGACGGCCAGGTCGATTTCGGCGCGGTGTTCTCGAAGATGACGGCGAATAATTTCGACGGCTGGGCCGTGGTCGAATGGGAATGCGCGCTGAAGCATCCGGAAGACGGTGCCCGCGAAGGCGCCGAATTCGTCGCCGCGCATATCATCCGCGTCACCGAGAAAGCCTTCGACGATTTCGCCGGCAGCGGCACGGACCAGGCGGCGAACCGGCGGATGCTGGGGCTTTCTTAA
- a CDS encoding Gfo/Idh/MocA family protein: protein MAIEASSEQTREPRIRLGMVGGGAGAFIGAVHRIAARIDDQYDLIAGALSASADKAIASGRDLGLDPSRTYSSYREMAIREAKLKNGIEAVAIVTPNHVHYDAAKEFLKRGIHVICDKPLTSNLADAKKLKKVADESGALFVLTHNYTGYPMVRQAREMIANGELGDIRVVQAEYPQDWLTEAVEQTGQKQAAWRTDPAQSGVGGSTGDIGTHAYNLAAFITGLELDSLAADLDSFVPGRRLDDNAHVMLRFKAKGSEKPAKGMLWCSQVAPGHENGLMVRVYGTKGGLEWTQKDPNYLWYTPFGESKRLITRGGAGSGAAAGRVTRVPSGHPEGYLEAFATIYTEAAHAINARKKGKAVDKAVVYPTVDDGVKGVAFVEACVASSKKNGAWVKL, encoded by the coding sequence ATGGCAATCGAAGCATCATCCGAACAGACACGCGAGCCGCGCATCCGGCTCGGCATGGTGGGCGGCGGCGCGGGCGCGTTTATCGGCGCGGTACACCGTATCGCGGCACGCATCGACGATCAGTACGATCTCATCGCCGGCGCGCTGTCGGCTTCGGCCGACAAGGCGATCGCATCCGGCCGCGACCTCGGCCTCGATCCGTCGCGGACCTATTCCAGCTATCGCGAGATGGCGATCCGCGAGGCGAAGCTGAAGAACGGCATCGAGGCGGTGGCGATCGTCACGCCGAACCATGTGCATTACGATGCGGCCAAGGAATTCCTCAAGCGCGGCATCCATGTCATCTGCGACAAGCCGCTGACATCCAACCTTGCCGATGCGAAGAAGCTGAAGAAGGTCGCCGACGAGAGCGGGGCGCTCTTCGTGCTGACGCATAATTACACCGGCTATCCGATGGTGCGCCAGGCGCGCGAGATGATCGCGAATGGCGAACTCGGCGACATCCGCGTCGTCCAGGCCGAATATCCGCAGGACTGGTTGACGGAAGCGGTTGAACAAACCGGCCAGAAGCAGGCCGCCTGGCGCACCGATCCGGCGCAGTCCGGCGTCGGCGGCTCGACCGGCGATATCGGCACGCATGCCTATAATCTCGCCGCCTTCATCACCGGCCTGGAGCTCGACAGCCTCGCCGCCGATCTCGACAGTTTCGTTCCGGGCCGCCGGCTGGACGATAATGCGCATGTCATGCTGCGCTTCAAGGCGAAGGGCTCTGAGAAGCCGGCCAAGGGCATGCTCTGGTGCAGCCAGGTGGCGCCCGGCCATGAAAATGGCCTGATGGTGCGCGTCTACGGTACCAAGGGCGGGCTGGAATGGACCCAGAAGGACCCAAACTACTTGTGGTACACGCCGTTCGGCGAGTCGAAGCGGCTGATCACCCGGGGCGGCGCCGGTTCAGGCGCTGCTGCCGGTCGTGTCACGCGCGTGCCATCAGGGCATCCGGAAGGTTATCTCGAAGCCTTTGCGACGATCTATACCGAAGCCGCGCATGCGATCAACGCCCGCAAGAAGGGCAAGGCCGTCGACAAGGCAGTGGTCTACCCCACCGTCGATGACGGCGTGAAGGGTGTGGCCTTCGTCGAAGCCTGCGTCGCGTCTTCGAAGAAGAATGGCGCCTGGGTCAAGCTCTGA
- a CDS encoding DoxX family protein translates to MLSSIHLLQPHLLSLLRIVSSLVLFSYGTQKILHFPIAASVPPVGSLSWVAGLIELTLGFLVLVGFQTRIAAFVLSGLMAFAYFIGHASKGIYPAQNGGVAAILFCFVFLYLVAAGAGPLSVDNLLKRGRTAAA, encoded by the coding sequence ATGCTGTCTTCGATCCATCTGCTGCAGCCCCATCTGCTGAGCTTGCTGCGCATTGTCTCGTCGCTTGTGCTTTTCAGCTACGGAACGCAGAAGATTTTGCATTTTCCGATTGCGGCAAGCGTGCCGCCCGTCGGCTCGCTTTCCTGGGTTGCTGGGCTTATCGAACTCACGCTCGGCTTCCTGGTCCTGGTGGGATTCCAGACCCGTATCGCAGCCTTCGTGCTCTCGGGCCTGATGGCCTTCGCCTATTTCATCGGGCATGCGTCGAAGGGCATCTATCCCGCCCAGAACGGCGGCGTGGCGGCAATCCTGTTCTGCTTCGTGTTTCTTTATCTGGTGGCGGCAGGTGCCGGACCGTTGAGCGTCGACAACCTGCTAAAGCGTGGCCGCACTGCAGCGGCCTGA
- a CDS encoding GH1 family beta-glucosidase: MIDPKKLAERFPGDFTFGVATAAFQIEGASKADGRKPSIWDAFCNMPGRVHNRDNGDIACDHYNRLEQDLDLIKEMGVEAYRFSIAWPRIIPDGTGPVNEAGLDFYDRLVDGCKARGIKTFATLYHWDLPLLLAGEGGWTARSTAYAFQRYAKTVMSRLGDRLDRVATFNEPWCIVWLSHLYGIHAPGERNMQAALHAMHYMNLAHGLGVEAIRSEAPNVPVGLVLNAASIIPGSDSPADLAAGERAHQFHNGAFFDPVFKGEYPQEFIAALGDRMPVIEDRDLKLISQKLDWWGLNYYKPERVTDDAERKGDFPWTVEAPPASDVKTDIGWEIYAPGLKLSVEDLYRRYELPECYITENGACDNTDVVDGEVDDTMRLDYVGDHLEIVAGLIKDGYPLRGYFAWSLMDNFEWAEGYRMRFGLVHVDYETQVRTVKKSGKWYRELAAKFPKGNHKPG, from the coding sequence ATGATCGATCCGAAGAAACTCGCAGAGCGCTTTCCCGGCGACTTCACCTTCGGCGTCGCCACCGCCGCCTTCCAGATCGAAGGCGCCAGCAAGGCCGATGGCCGCAAGCCATCCATCTGGGATGCTTTCTGCAATATGCCCGGCCGTGTCCATAATCGCGATAACGGCGATATCGCCTGCGATCACTATAATCGCCTGGAGCAGGACCTCGATCTCATCAAGGAGATGGGTGTCGAAGCCTACCGGTTCTCGATCGCTTGGCCGCGCATTATCCCCGACGGTACGGGTCCGGTGAACGAGGCCGGCCTCGATTTCTACGACCGGCTGGTTGACGGCTGCAAGGCGCGCGGCATCAAGACCTTTGCGACGCTCTACCATTGGGACCTGCCTCTGTTGCTCGCCGGCGAGGGCGGCTGGACTGCGCGCTCGACTGCCTATGCGTTTCAGCGCTATGCCAAGACGGTGATGAGCCGCCTTGGCGATCGCCTCGACCGGGTCGCGACCTTCAACGAACCCTGGTGCATCGTCTGGCTCAGCCACCTCTACGGCATCCATGCTCCCGGCGAGCGCAACATGCAGGCCGCCCTTCATGCCATGCATTACATGAACCTTGCCCACGGTCTCGGCGTCGAGGCGATCCGCTCGGAAGCCCCCAACGTGCCGGTCGGGCTCGTCCTCAATGCCGCCTCGATCATTCCTGGCTCCGATAGCCCAGCCGATCTTGCCGCCGGCGAGCGTGCGCATCAGTTCCACAACGGCGCTTTCTTCGATCCCGTCTTCAAGGGTGAATATCCGCAGGAATTCATCGCGGCGCTCGGCGACCGCATGCCCGTCATCGAGGATCGCGACCTGAAGCTCATCAGCCAGAAACTCGATTGGTGGGGCCTGAACTATTATAAGCCCGAGCGGGTCACCGACGATGCCGAACGCAAAGGCGATTTCCCCTGGACGGTGGAAGCGCCGCCGGCAAGCGACGTCAAGACCGATATCGGCTGGGAAATCTATGCGCCGGGCCTGAAGCTCTCGGTCGAGGACCTCTACCGCCGCTACGAGCTGCCGGAATGCTACATCACCGAGAATGGCGCCTGCGACAACACCGATGTCGTCGACGGCGAGGTCGACGATACGATGCGCCTCGACTATGTCGGCGATCACCTCGAAATCGTTGCCGGCCTCATCAAGGACGGCTATCCCCTACGCGGCTATTTCGCCTGGAGCCTGATGGACAATTTCGAATGGGCGGAAGGCTACCGCATGCGCTTCGGTCTCGTCCATGTCGATTATGAGACCCAGGTACGCACGGTAAAAAAGAGCGGCAAATGGTATCGCGAACTTGCGGCCAAATTCCCGAAGGGCAATCACAAGCCGGGTTAG
- a CDS encoding putative bifunctional diguanylate cyclase/phosphodiesterase, which translates to MQTAGKSQSKGSGIGRHITVTGVLFSFAVIVAVVTIMVLTALERVAENSNILDDERSRETTIGALKTFEDQLGATLDDYAAWDDAAVNVYAADGMAWTVSNYGEMSVNSSLFDMAIVIDAEKKAIMAYRDGKPMAEPLTDFFAPSLWTLFDTVKAAGPADRPQAIGFVTTKRGIAAVGVALVRKKSGSLDVPAGQQRYLVFARHLDDDRVTALGQTYVIGGLRLAPPSFAADYLVPIVDPTGATLGKLVWISRSPGDVGYAQVRPMVIQALGLVGLFFVVLLVIGWLAGRRLKAEENSAREEALRDRLSGLSNRDGLGLAVDRFVVEARQTKRNVLLLYLDLDGFKEVNDSYGHGTGDQLIRAVAAGLAVLIPQGAVLARIGGDEFAIAFLSDSENAAALQLAEQILDFLVEPLEIGRRVVVVGASIGIAMSPSGTIGREELVRRSDLAMYKAKEAGRARMTLYDPSMDADREQRNALELDLRIAIESGDLTLAYQPLIDAATHAMTGVEALVRWNRPGHGPVSPELFIPIAETSGLIESLGLFVLRKACETAKQWPELNVSVNVSPGQFRNPAFTDYVRYVLKQTEIEAGRITLEITEGYMIQNPQRTRQSIERLKALGVKVALDDFGSGFSSIGYLRQFGFDRIKIDRSLVMGVNDKRQREMLQATVALARSLDIPVTAEGIETEEQAIAMRLFGCDCLQGYLFGKPVTSDLITEMLNERRAAEPEARRRIQAAG; encoded by the coding sequence ATGCAGACAGCCGGAAAGTCGCAGAGCAAGGGATCGGGAATAGGCCGTCACATCACCGTCACGGGCGTGCTTTTCTCCTTTGCGGTCATCGTCGCAGTCGTCACCATCATGGTGCTGACGGCGCTCGAACGCGTGGCTGAAAATTCCAATATTCTCGATGACGAGCGCTCGCGCGAAACGACGATCGGCGCGTTGAAGACCTTCGAGGATCAGCTCGGCGCGACGCTTGACGATTACGCCGCCTGGGATGACGCCGCCGTCAACGTCTACGCAGCCGACGGTATGGCCTGGACGGTGAGCAACTACGGCGAGATGTCGGTCAACAGTTCGCTTTTCGACATGGCGATCGTCATCGATGCCGAGAAGAAGGCGATCATGGCCTATCGCGATGGCAAGCCGATGGCGGAGCCGCTCACGGATTTCTTCGCGCCTTCGCTCTGGACCCTCTTCGACACGGTGAAGGCGGCCGGCCCGGCCGATCGTCCTCAGGCGATCGGTTTCGTCACCACCAAGCGGGGCATAGCCGCCGTCGGTGTAGCATTGGTGCGGAAAAAGTCCGGTTCGCTGGATGTGCCCGCCGGCCAGCAGCGCTATCTCGTTTTCGCCCGCCATCTCGATGACGACAGGGTGACCGCTCTCGGCCAGACCTATGTCATCGGCGGGCTGAGGCTGGCGCCGCCGAGTTTTGCGGCCGACTACCTCGTCCCGATCGTCGATCCGACGGGGGCAACGCTCGGCAAGCTCGTGTGGATCTCGCGTTCACCCGGCGATGTCGGCTATGCACAGGTGCGGCCGATGGTCATCCAGGCGCTTGGCCTCGTCGGCTTGTTCTTCGTGGTGTTGCTGGTCATCGGCTGGCTTGCCGGCCGCCGCCTGAAGGCGGAGGAAAACAGCGCTCGCGAGGAGGCGCTGCGCGACAGGCTGAGCGGTCTTTCCAATCGCGACGGTCTCGGGCTGGCCGTCGATCGTTTTGTCGTCGAGGCACGCCAGACCAAGCGTAACGTGCTGCTTCTTTATCTCGACCTCGATGGCTTCAAGGAAGTCAATGACAGCTATGGCCACGGCACCGGCGACCAGTTGATCCGGGCGGTCGCGGCCGGGCTCGCTGTGCTCATTCCGCAAGGTGCGGTTCTCGCCCGCATCGGCGGCGATGAATTTGCCATCGCCTTTCTCTCTGACAGTGAGAATGCCGCCGCCCTGCAGCTTGCCGAGCAGATCCTCGATTTTCTTGTCGAGCCGCTGGAGATCGGTCGCCGTGTCGTCGTCGTCGGGGCAAGCATCGGCATCGCCATGTCGCCTTCCGGGACGATCGGGCGTGAGGAGCTGGTGCGCCGTTCCGACCTTGCCATGTACAAGGCGAAGGAGGCCGGCCGCGCGCGCATGACGCTCTACGATCCATCGATGGACGCCGATCGAGAGCAACGCAATGCGCTGGAGCTCGATCTCCGGATCGCCATCGAAAGCGGCGACCTGACGCTCGCCTACCAGCCGCTGATCGATGCGGCGACGCATGCGATGACCGGTGTCGAGGCGCTGGTGCGCTGGAACCGCCCAGGCCATGGCCCTGTTTCGCCCGAGCTGTTCATCCCGATCGCCGAGACCAGCGGCCTCATCGAATCGCTCGGCCTGTTCGTGCTGCGCAAAGCCTGCGAGACGGCCAAGCAATGGCCGGAACTCAATGTCTCGGTCAACGTCTCGCCCGGCCAGTTCCGCAATCCCGCCTTTACCGACTATGTGCGCTACGTGTTGAAGCAGACGGAGATCGAGGCCGGCCGCATCACGCTCGAGATCACCGAAGGCTACATGATCCAGAATCCGCAGCGCACCCGCCAGTCGATCGAACGGTTGAAGGCGCTGGGGGTCAAGGTGGCGCTCGACGATTTCGGTTCCGGCTTCTCCTCGATCGGTTATCTCAGACAGTTCGGCTTCGACCGCATCAAGATCGACCGCTCGCTGGTCATGGGTGTCAACGACAAACGCCAGCGCGAGATGCTGCAGGCGACGGTGGCGCTCGCCCGCTCGCTCGACATTCCGGTGACGGCCGAAGGCATCGAGACCGAGGAGCAGGCGATAGCCATGCGTCTTTTCGGCTGCGACTGCCTGCAGGGCTATTTGTTCGGAAAGCCTGTGACATCAGACCTCATCACCGAGATGTTGAACGAGCGGCGTGCAGCGGAGCCGGAAGCTCGGCGGCGCATCCAGGCGGCAGGCTGA
- a CDS encoding rhodanese-related sulfurtransferase — translation MTDSLTHTSPFLVAALYHFVSVPRFADLQAPLQTLCEENGVKGTLLLAHEGINGTIAGPDAGIHAVLAFLRAQPEFSGLEHKESRASKMPFLRMKVKLKKEIVTMGVEDIDPNKVVGTYVAAKDWNALISDPDTIVIDTRNDYETAIGTFRGALDPKTKSFREFPEWVRQNPGLHNKPKVAMYCTGGIRCEKATAFMKAEGFDEVYHLKGGILKYLEEVPQEESLWDGACFVFDERVSVEHGLKEGEHRLCHACRNPITAEEMTSPLYEEGVSCSHCYDTRTEEDRLRYRQRQHQIALAKKRGQRHIGS, via the coding sequence ATGACCGACAGCCTGACACACACCAGCCCGTTCCTCGTGGCCGCACTCTACCATTTCGTTTCCGTGCCGCGCTTTGCCGACCTGCAGGCACCGTTGCAGACGCTTTGCGAGGAGAACGGCGTCAAGGGAACGCTGCTTCTGGCGCATGAAGGCATCAACGGCACGATCGCAGGCCCGGATGCCGGCATTCACGCCGTGCTTGCCTTCCTGCGCGCCCAGCCGGAATTTTCGGGCCTGGAGCACAAGGAAAGCCGCGCCTCGAAAATGCCCTTCCTGCGCATGAAGGTGAAGCTGAAGAAGGAAATCGTCACCATGGGCGTCGAAGATATCGACCCCAACAAGGTGGTCGGCACCTACGTGGCGGCCAAGGACTGGAACGCGCTGATTTCCGATCCCGACACCATCGTCATCGACACCCGCAACGACTACGAGACGGCGATCGGAACCTTCCGCGGCGCGCTCGACCCGAAGACCAAGAGCTTCCGTGAGTTTCCGGAATGGGTGCGTCAGAATCCCGGTCTGCACAACAAGCCGAAGGTCGCCATGTACTGCACCGGCGGCATACGCTGCGAAAAGGCCACCGCCTTCATGAAGGCTGAGGGCTTCGACGAGGTCTATCATCTGAAGGGCGGCATCCTGAAATATCTGGAGGAAGTGCCGCAGGAGGAAAGCCTCTGGGATGGCGCCTGCTTCGTCTTCGACGAGCGCGTGTCCGTCGAGCACGGTTTGAAGGAAGGCGAACACCGGCTCTGCCACGCCTGCCGCAACCCGATCACTGCCGAGGAAATGACTTCGCCGCTTTACGAGGAAGGCGTTTCCTGCAGCCACTGCTACGACACGCGCACGGAAGAAGACCGGCTGCGCTACCGCCAGCGTCAGCACCAGATCGCCCTCGCGAAAAAGCGCGGCCAGCGACATATCGGCAGCTGA
- a CDS encoding VOC family protein has protein sequence MTAENAAMPKVLGLYETHLTVADLKTSTDFYRDVVGLEPAASFEERNVAFLWVDDRKTGMLGLWETGSGPLKMRLHIAFRMTAGGMLQAPAILRAKGVEPLGFTGEPVTEPVVLGWMPALSIYFKDPDGHSIEFISVLDAIPDRSFGVRPFSAWQVRA, from the coding sequence ATGACCGCCGAAAATGCCGCAATGCCGAAGGTGCTCGGGCTCTACGAGACCCATCTGACCGTTGCCGATCTCAAGACCTCCACGGACTTTTACCGCGATGTCGTTGGGCTCGAACCGGCAGCCTCATTCGAGGAGCGCAACGTCGCTTTCCTCTGGGTGGACGACAGGAAGACCGGCATGCTCGGCCTTTGGGAAACCGGAAGCGGGCCGCTGAAGATGCGGCTGCATATCGCCTTCCGCATGACCGCCGGCGGCATGCTGCAGGCGCCCGCCATTCTCAGGGCAAAGGGTGTGGAACCTCTCGGCTTTACCGGTGAACCGGTGACGGAGCCGGTGGTTCTCGGCTGGATGCCGGCGCTGTCTATCTATTTCAAGGATCCGGACGGGCACTCGATCGAATTCATCAGCGTTCTCGACGCAATCCCCGACCGGAGCTTCGGCGTGCGGCCGTTTTCCGCGTGGCAGGTGCGAGCGTAA
- a CDS encoding CHAD domain-containing protein, translating into MAYRIRPDADFTEAFRNAATKQLEHAITVLGERPDGAHEAIHSFRKNLKRLRSLYRLVAREVPDFQAQENARLRDAARSLSAIRDAAALIGTAQYLQHAARGNEESEALGRIVTILEGRRDWMAEAESGLEQRLAETSDVLKEAITALDAVSFDRGHRKNARMLAKSWRRTARKAKTALAACHGEASADDFHDLRKRTYDYRLYHALLRDVWPGAMKAKRDAAKELVEDLGHIHDLTVLSELVEAEPQLFTRNDDLAHLLDIIIFRQQEDRRQALVKAEAVFADDADEEAQRIELLWLMAGN; encoded by the coding sequence ATGGCCTATCGCATTCGGCCTGACGCCGATTTCACCGAAGCGTTCCGTAACGCTGCGACCAAGCAGCTGGAACACGCTATCACTGTCCTCGGGGAACGCCCGGACGGCGCGCATGAGGCGATCCATTCTTTCCGCAAGAACCTGAAGCGACTACGCTCGCTCTACCGCCTCGTGGCCCGCGAGGTGCCGGATTTTCAGGCCCAGGAAAATGCGAGGCTGCGCGATGCCGCACGCTCGCTTTCGGCGATCCGCGATGCTGCAGCCCTCATCGGCACCGCGCAGTATCTGCAGCATGCAGCCCGCGGGAACGAGGAGAGCGAGGCGCTCGGCCGCATCGTCACCATTCTCGAAGGGCGCCGTGATTGGATGGCGGAAGCCGAAAGCGGCCTGGAACAGCGGCTCGCGGAAACCTCCGACGTTCTGAAGGAGGCGATCACGGCCCTGGACGCCGTCTCCTTTGATCGCGGCCACCGCAAGAATGCACGCATGCTGGCAAAAAGTTGGCGCCGTACCGCGCGGAAGGCCAAGACCGCGCTTGCGGCTTGCCACGGCGAGGCATCGGCCGACGACTTCCACGATCTGCGCAAACGCACCTACGACTATCGGCTCTACCATGCGCTTTTGCGTGACGTCTGGCCGGGCGCGATGAAGGCCAAGCGCGATGCGGCCAAGGAACTCGTCGAGGATCTCGGCCACATCCACGATCTCACCGTGCTCTCCGAACTGGTCGAGGCCGAACCGCAGCTCTTCACCCGCAATGACGACCTAGCGCATCTGCTCGACATCATCATCTTCCGCCAGCAGGAAGACCGGCGGCAAGCGCTGGTCAAAGCCGAAGCCGTGTTCGCCGATGATGCCGACGAGGAAGCCCAGCGCATCGAGCTTCTCTGGCTGATGGCCGGGAATTGA
- a CDS encoding CYTH domain-containing protein, whose protein sequence is MAKEIERKFLVRSDGWRSAVETKSVFRQGYIASMDDRSVRVRILDGRNAKLTIKIGRSTITRDEFEYDIPIADAEELLQNAIGVVIEKTRYRVPHEDFVWEVDVFTGEHRGLVIAEVEMAAETDDPALPTWLGREVTGDFRYSNQALATEYGHDRHGLSHSA, encoded by the coding sequence ATGGCGAAAGAGATCGAGCGGAAGTTTCTTGTACGCAGCGATGGATGGCGTTCCGCCGTCGAGACGAAATCTGTCTTCAGGCAGGGTTACATTGCCTCGATGGACGATCGTTCCGTGCGCGTGCGCATCCTCGACGGCAGGAATGCGAAACTGACGATCAAGATCGGCCGAAGCACCATCACCCGTGACGAATTCGAATACGACATTCCGATCGCCGATGCCGAAGAGCTGTTGCAGAACGCGATCGGCGTCGTCATCGAGAAGACGCGCTATCGCGTTCCGCATGAGGACTTCGTCTGGGAAGTCGACGTCTTTACCGGCGAGCATCGCGGACTGGTGATTGCCGAGGTGGAGATGGCGGCGGAAACCGACGATCCGGCCCTGCCCACCTGGCTCGGCCGCGAAGTGACCGGAGATTTCCGCTATTCCAACCAGGCCCTTGCCACAGAATACGGGCACGACAGGCATGGCCTATCGCATTCGGCCTGA
- a CDS encoding 2-dehydro-3-deoxy-phosphogluconate aldolase translates to MGEKTEKLLSILKLQPVVPVLIVNDAKTAVPLARALVAGGLKAIEITMRTPAALEAVRAVAAEVEGAEVGAGTILNVAHWEAAVEAGSKFIVSPGTTQELLDAAADSDVPLLPGAATASEVMALREEGYQVLKFFPAEQAGGAAYLKALSSPLAGTLFCPTGGISLKNANDYLSLPNVICVGGSWVAPKELVAAGDWAGITKLAAEAAALKA, encoded by the coding sequence ATGGGCGAGAAAACAGAGAAGCTCCTTTCCATCCTGAAACTCCAGCCTGTCGTTCCGGTATTGATCGTCAACGATGCGAAGACGGCGGTGCCGCTGGCCCGCGCGCTCGTCGCGGGCGGCCTGAAGGCGATCGAGATCACCATGCGCACGCCGGCAGCGCTCGAGGCCGTGCGCGCCGTCGCCGCAGAGGTCGAGGGGGCCGAAGTCGGCGCCGGCACGATCCTCAATGTCGCCCATTGGGAAGCCGCCGTCGAGGCCGGTTCGAAATTCATCGTCAGCCCGGGCACGACGCAGGAACTGCTTGATGCCGCTGCCGATTCCGACGTGCCGCTGCTTCCGGGGGCTGCGACCGCCAGCGAAGTCATGGCACTGCGCGAAGAAGGCTACCAAGTGCTGAAATTCTTCCCGGCGGAGCAGGCCGGTGGCGCCGCCTATCTCAAGGCGCTGTCCTCGCCGCTTGCCGGCACGCTGTTCTGCCCGACCGGCGGTATTTCGCTGAAGAACGCCAATGATTATCTCTCGCTGCCGAACGTCATTTGCGTTGGCGGCTCGTGGGTGGCGCCGAAGGAACTGGTCGCGGCCGGCGACTGGGCTGGCATCACCAAGCTCGCGGCAGAGGCGGCGGCGCTGAAGGCCTGA